Below is a genomic region from Actinomadura sp. NAK00032.
TCACAGCGGGCGCGGCTGTCTCGTCTCGGGTCTCGAAGACGGGTTCATTGGGCGACACGCTGAGGAGCGGGACGTGAACGAGCAGGTCGAAGAGAACCGGGAGCGCAAGGTCGCGCTGGTCACCGGGGCGAACAAGGGGATCGGCCGCGGGGTCGCCGGGCGGCTCGCCGCGCTGGGCATGACGGTCTTCGCCGGTGCCAGGGACGCGCGGCGCGGCGCGGAGGCCGCCGCCGCGCTGCGCGAGGCGGGCGTCGGCGGCGGCGATGTGCACGCGGTCGCCCTCGATGTCACCGACCCGGCCACCGCCGAGGCGGCCGCGCGCCTGATCGAGGAGCGGTTCGGCCGCCTCGATGTGCTGGTCAACAACGCCGGGATCACCGGCTCGGGCCAGGTCTCCCCGGAGGACGCCACCGACCAGGTGCCGAGTACGGTCGACCTGGACATGGTCAGGGCCGTGTTCGAGACCAACGTGTTCGGGGTGATCGCGGTGACGAACGCGATGCTGCCGTTGCTGCGCCGCTCACCGGCGCCCCGCGTCGTGAACGTCAGCAGCCACGCCGCGTCGCTCACCCTGCTCAGCGACCCGGACGGCCCCTTCGCGGCGCTGCTGCCGTCGGCGGCGTACAGCCCGTCCAAGTCCGCGCTCAACGCGCTGACCGTGCACTACGCCAACGAGCTGCGGAAGGACGGCGTCCTGGTCAACTCCGTCGCCCCGGGGTTCGTCGACACCGACAGCAATGACCACACCGGATTCCTGACCGTCGAGCAGGCCGCCGCGACCGTGGTGCGCCTGGCCACGCTGGACGCGGACGGGCCGACCGCCGGCTTCTTCGCCGAAGAGGGGCCGGTGGCCTGGTGATGGACGGCGGAGAGGAGGACTTCGAGGCCCTGCGGCCGCTGCTGTTCTCGATCGCCTACCGGATCCTGGGCAGTGTCGGCGAGGCCGAGGACGCGGTCCAGGAGACCTGGCTGCGGTACACGTCCTCCCCGACTCGGCCCGTGTCCACCAAGTCCTTCCTCTCGGCGGTGGTCACCCGGATATCGATCGATGTGCTGCGGTCGGCCCGGCTGCGCCGGGAGGAGTACGCCGGGCCGTGGTTCCCCGAGCCGCTGCTGACCGACCCCTACCAGGACCCGGAGCGCTCGGCGGAACTGGCCGACTCGCTGTCGATGGCGGCGCTGCTGCTCCTGGAGCGGCTCAGCCCGCTCGAACGCGCGGTCTTCGTGCTGCGGGACGTGTTCGGGTTCGGCTTCGACGAGGTCGCGTCCGCCGTCGGACGCTCCGAGGCCGCCTGCCGCCAGCTCGCGGTGCGGGCCCGCCGCCACATGGACGCGGGCCGCACCCGGTTCACCGCCGACCGGACCGAGCGCACGGAACTCGCCGGGCGGTTCCTCGACGCCTTCCGCGAAGGGGACGTCGAGGGACTGCGCGAACTCCTGGCCGCCGACGTCCAGATGGTCGGCGACGCCGGCGGCAAGGCCCCGCAGCTCGGCAGCCAGATCATCGGCCTGGAGAAGGTGGCCCACGCGCTCGCCTGGTCCGTCTCGCGGTTCGTCCGGGCCGGCGCCGTGCTGGAACAGCGGGAGGTGAACGGGCAGCCGGGCGCGATCGTCCGCGACGGGGACGGCAGGGTCCTCAGCACGTGGGCCCTCGACATCCTCGACGGCCGGATCCAGACGATCCGCACGGTGAACAACCCCGACAAGCTCCACCACGTCGGCCCCGTGGGCGACGCCTGGGACGCTCTGCGCGCCGCGAATCGGCCATTCACCGATTGACCGGCCGGGACGCAGGCCCTGTGCACACTGTTGGGGCCTGCGTCCGCAATTCTCGCCTCGCGGCGGGGTTATGGTGAGCCGATGACCGAGACTCCTCGCGACATCTTC
It encodes:
- a CDS encoding SDR family NAD(P)-dependent oxidoreductase, whose translation is MNEQVEENRERKVALVTGANKGIGRGVAGRLAALGMTVFAGARDARRGAEAAAALREAGVGGGDVHAVALDVTDPATAEAAARLIEERFGRLDVLVNNAGITGSGQVSPEDATDQVPSTVDLDMVRAVFETNVFGVIAVTNAMLPLLRRSPAPRVVNVSSHAASLTLLSDPDGPFAALLPSAAYSPSKSALNALTVHYANELRKDGVLVNSVAPGFVDTDSNDHTGFLTVEQAAATVVRLATLDADGPTAGFFAEEGPVAW
- a CDS encoding RNA polymerase sigma-70 factor yields the protein MDGGEEDFEALRPLLFSIAYRILGSVGEAEDAVQETWLRYTSSPTRPVSTKSFLSAVVTRISIDVLRSARLRREEYAGPWFPEPLLTDPYQDPERSAELADSLSMAALLLLERLSPLERAVFVLRDVFGFGFDEVASAVGRSEAACRQLAVRARRHMDAGRTRFTADRTERTELAGRFLDAFREGDVEGLRELLAADVQMVGDAGGKAPQLGSQIIGLEKVAHALAWSVSRFVRAGAVLEQREVNGQPGAIVRDGDGRVLSTWALDILDGRIQTIRTVNNPDKLHHVGPVGDAWDALRAANRPFTD